TGACCTTACTTGGTTAGTAGTTAGTGTTTAGTGACCTTACTTGGTTAGTAGTTAGTGTTTAGTGACTTTACTTGGTTCATATTTAGTTAGTGTTTAGTGACCTTACTTGGTTTGTAGTTACTTAGTGTTTAGTGACCTTACTTGGTTAGGTGTTAGTTAGTGTTTAGTGACCTTAATTGGTTAGTAGTTAGTGTTTAGTGACCTTACTTGTTTAGTAGTTAGTTAGTGTTTAGTGACCTAACTTGGTTAGTAGTTAGTGTTTAGTGACTTTACTTGGTTCATATTTAGTTAGTGTTTAGTGACCTTACTTGTTTAGTAGTTAGTTAGTGTTTAGTGACCTAACTTGGTTAGTAGTTAGTGTTTAGTGGCCTTACTTGGTTAGTAGCTAGTGTTTAATGACCTAActtggttagttagttagtgttTAGTGACCTAACTTGGTTAGTAGTTAGTGTTTAGTGGCCTAACTTGGTTAGTAGCTAGTGTTTAGCGACCTTACTTGGTTAGTAGTAAGTTAGTGTTTAGTGACCTTAATTGGTTAATAGTTAGTTAGTGTTTAATGACCTTAATTGGTTAGTAGTTTGTTAGTGTTTAGTGACCTTACTTGGTTAGTTGTTAGTTAGTGTTTAGTGACCTTACTTGGTTAGTAGTTAGTTAGTGTTTAGTGACCTTAATTGGTTAGTATTTAGTTATTGTTTAGTGACCTTAATTGTTTAGTAGTAAGTTAGTGTTAAGTGACCTTACTTTGTTAGTTAGTGTTTAGTGACCTTACTTGGATAGGTAGTTAGTTAGTGTTTAGTGACCTTACTTGGTTAGTAGTTAGTCTTTTGTGACCTTACTTGGTTAGTAGTTAGTTAGTGTTTAGTGACCTTACTTTGTTAGTTAGTGTTTAGTGACCTTACTTGGTTAGTTAGTGTTTAGTGAACTTACTTGGTTAGTAGTTAGTGTTTAGTGACCTTACTTGGTTAGTTAGTTAGCGTTTAGTGAACTTACTTGGTTAGTAGTTAGTGTTTAGTGACCTTActtggttagttagttagtgttTAGTGACCTTACTTGGTTAGTAGTCAGTTAGTGTTTAGTCATGCAGTCCCCTGACGTGTTTTGTGGCTCCTCAGATGAAGTACGGCATCGAGAAGAACGGAAAGGTGAAGATGAAAGGAGCTCTGCTCAGGACCTACATCTTCAGCATCCTGCTCAAGTCCTTCTTTGAGGTCCGTGGACACCATCGCACACTGGATGACACgcacacgaagacacacaccATGACATACCATGACACAATGGATgtcacgcacacaaagacacacaccatgACACACCATGACACACGCATCGCACGCCCCTAACTAATATTGTTTAAATAGACATACATGTTACTGAAGTGGTCTAAAATAGACATACATGTTACTGAGGAGGTTTGAATAGACATACATGTTACTGAGGAGGTTTAAACCCCTCAGGAGGAGGTTTTAAATAGAAATCCATGTTACTGAGGAGGTGTGAATAGACATGCATGTTACTGAGGAGGTTTGAATAGACATACATGTTACTGAGGAGGTTTAAACCCCTCTCTTTGCCACGTTAAGTCTCAGTCTGAAGTCCTTTGAATCCAAACCTGCGGTCTCACAGCCACATCGACTGAGTCTTCTCCGTTGCTTGTAAACACAAACCCAGGATCCTCTAGTGCAGAACTTCGGCCGTGGCTAATTAGTCTCCAACAGGAACCAGATGTGTAGATAAACAAAGTACAGACAGTTAACCACACATGACGCTGCATTAGACGTTGTTCCGCTCAATTGCTGATAGTTGCTGTTTACTTTGCAGCATTTTCCACACGAACGTCTCAGACTAGCGTCGccctttacattcacattcaGCGGACGCTTTTATTCATACAAACgtacactcattcacacaccgatggcggagtcgacccctcaggagcagtcagggtgaggcgtctcgctcagggacacttcGAGAGGGGGAGCCgggatccaactagcaaccttcaggttaccagtcaggccgctctaccccctgagctaCACCGACCTCTCAACTTTCATAACCTGACGTTACGTTAGAGTTGAGCTCCATGTCGTCCTGCCCCGAGTCTGATCAAGTGTTTTCGATCTTCTGCCTGCATCGTTCGATCGTCGCTTGGCCACAGACTCCCCAGAATCCTCAGAGAGCCGACTGGTTTCCACGCCTCACATCCAATAGGACGCAGACGAGCTTTACGTTCGCTCAGATCGTTCAGAACCATTTGAAGTAACGTTAGAAACGATTTCAGAAACTTGACAAAGAAAACTTGTTTCTCGTCTCTTCTTCACATCTGATGAATCCACCGATCACGTTGGCGCTGATGCTGCCTCTACACCCATGTGTCAAAGTGAtcaatatctgtgtgtgtacaaccCGCTTCACCTCCTAAGGGCACCCCTCGGGTGGTTTCAAACCtaagaggtctgtgtgtgtgcgtctgtgtgcgtgtctctctgtgtgtgtgtgtgtgtctgtgtgcgtgtctctctcgtgtgtgtgtgtctgtgtttgtgtgtctgtgtgtgcgtgtccctctctgtgtgtgtgcgtgtctctgtgtgcgtgtctgtgtgtgcgtgtctctctctctgtgtgtatgcgtgtctctctctctgtgtgtgtgtgcgtgtctgtgtttgtgtgtctgtgtgtgcgtgtctctctctgtgtgtgtgcgtgtctctgtgtgtctgtgtgcgtgtctctctctgtgtgtgtgcgtgtctctgtgtgtctgtgtgtgcgtgtctctctctgtgtctctgtgtgtgtgtgtgcgtctctgtgtagGTGGGCTTCCTACTGCTGCAGTGGCACATCTACGGCTTCAGCCTGGCGTCGCGCTACGAGTGCGAGGCGTACCCCTGCCCCCACCGCACCGACTGCTTCCTGTCGCGGCCCACCGAGAAGACCATCTTCATCGTCTTCATGCTGGTGGTCTCCCTGGTGTCCCTGCTGCTCAACCTCATCGAGCTCTTCTACGTCACCTACAAGTGGGTCAAGGACACCATGAGGGCGTCCGAGGGCCAGCAGCTCCACCCCCGCCTCCGCCTGCTGCCGGGGGccggaggaggagtgggaggaggaggagtgggaggagaagaaggaggagcgcCGTACCACTACTGCAacggctgcccccccccctccgcccctgtCTACAACCTGGATGCCACGGCGACGGTGGCAAGGGGCGACTCGGTGAACCACTACAACAAGACGGCGAGCGAACAGAACTGGACCAACTTCAGCACGGAGCAGAACCAGCTGGGCCGCTCCCCGCCCCGTCGCCACGGCAGCCAGCGCAGTACCggcaagaacaacaacaacaacaataaccacAACAACAAGGCCGGCGCCAACGCCAGTGACTGCAACCGCGACAGCCCTGCCTTCCTGGGCCCCGCCTTCGTAGGCCCCGCCCACGGCCAGCCACCGCCGTCGGACAAGGTGGAGACCAAGGAGCTTCACCTCCTCCGGGGGCTGGAGCCGCGGCCCGGCAGCCGCGCCTCCAGCCGCGCCCGCACTGACGACCTGGAcatctgagggggggggagctggagaACCCAGGAGGAAGCTGGAGACGCTTTAAGGGACTCTCCAACATGCTTAGCTTGAGACTCTTTTAAGGGAGCTAGAGAGGTTCTTAAGGGAGCTGGAGAGGTTCTTAAGGGAGCTGGAGACGTTCTTAAGGGAGCTGGAGACGTTCTTAAGGAGGCTGGAGACGCTTTGAGGGAGCTTGAGAGATTCATAAGGGAGCTCGAGAGGTTCTTAAGGGGAGTGTTCGCTGCGCTGCTATGCATCGTCAAAACGACAGCGCTAGCTTGTTCTGGCGAGTCGAGACTTATGTTCTTGTCGGAGAGTGAAGAAGCGTTTTTTCTTTCCTGTGGAACAATCCGGGTCATTGTTGTCATGGCTACGTGGACTGAGATGTCCGACACTACGAGGGGAAGCACCACCCATTGACTCCAACAATGGGAGGAGCTGGTTTCCTGGATCCATTGTTTCTGCTGGGAAGCGGCCGTGGCGATCTGCTGGAGGTATTTGAACTGTGTGTCCACTGCTCTTCAGCGATGCCTTAAGAACTCAAGTCTTGTTTTTGATGTTGTACTTTCTGAGCTGTACGTTAATGGGCTttagagagagcagaaaagagcagaGAGAACAAGACTTGGAAACTAAACTACCAAAACCAacaatcttcttcttcttcttccattaTTTCTCCAACGCGGAGAAGTTCTGCATCTGATTCCCTGAACGATGGAATCCACTCAGAAATGAGCAAGAATCCAAATCTAAACTGTCTCAGACAGTCAAACTCAAACAGATATtcaaaaaagtgtgtttcctGCTCTAAAAGCTGATTTAAGTCATATCTCTTAAAAGCTCCCTACAGCAACCTTTGTGCCTTAAGTGATGAATGGTTTTCAAAACCACTCACCACAAATGTAGTACATGTCTTTCTCAGTGTGAGTCTTTTGGATATCAGTATTTTCTGTAATGTAGTTTTAGAGATTTTTTAGTATTTTTAAGGAGTCATTTTCCGCTATTTTTACAAAGTGTTACCAGTAAGTATGATCATCGTTCCAGAGATATTTAATGTTCTTTGTTAGTTTGTTGTTTGATTAAGAGATTGATTCATAGAGCGAATGACTGTTAGAACAGATTacgtatttattattttatttgtctgtatttttattttgctgaaGAATATATTTTATATCCTGACAAACTTTGAATAATAATTGTAAATCAAACTTGAAAAAtgaacaaagcaaaaaaaaaaacgtttaatGTTTGTTCATTCTCTCAACGTGATGCCACCTTTGGTGATCATTAAATCAGAATTTAGAAATTATAGAAAAGGACGAGCGGCGTTTCAGGATCTTCTGCACAAAAGTGGGCGACTTTATAATCTTTGTCTCCAGAATGACATTAATTATCCTGTGTCTCATTGCAGGATTACATTCTTGTTTCATCACAGCTCAAAATACGTTGTCAGCAAGGTTACCTTCCCGTTTCTAGAGATCTTCAAGCCATTAGCCAATTAGCCGTGTTTTACTCGAGCTCATGGGCTCAGGATGTGTCCCCAACACCCAACCCATTATTTCTAAATCAATGATTTTGTTTAAGATATGTATTTAGTAGAAGCAGACTCTAAACCCccttttaaaggttgggtatgggatttgcgaaacgccagcagattttgaaaaaacacaactcaaatggtcctaccccctctccttcaacgctgactatgactccacccattccaaatACATGGAcgctagggctgtaacgatacacaaattcacaattcggtttgtatcacgatttttgacccacggttcgatacattccacgattcttttaaatttaaaaagcattttatttaaacaacactgaaataccaattatcttaatgtaacatttcataacaaataatttggaacactgaacagatttgaaccgaaagaatactattaaagtatagctaaattaataaagaaataaccaaagattgcagttggaggatgctttttgctggtaggcataatagcgcccctttaaagagcccatgccattaaaatcacatttttcctgttgtttgttaaataacatgggtctgaataagtttgtgagaaatctatgcagtgtgtctgctgaatgcaataggcaatgaaaggaaaaaggcagaagaaatgagccaatctggataaggtgacactgtgacgtagcgttgtcaaactattattcatggccctgcccacttggttggttcgtaaccacccacaagaattctgaaggagtcgtgattgagctagtgctaaatgctaatacgtgtatggtagttgcttagttcgtagtaacaggctagttacagaattttgaatgcaatggcagaacgacatcgaagtacatgaactgcgacatgctgcctgccgccggttgccgcggcgcgaggcaccaccgccgcgaagcaccaccgcccggcagcgggcagccgggcggtggtgccttgcgccggcagcaggcagcaggcagcgcgcggttctgtctactacagattgatgtggaagtggaagaaccagagacgtcggagaacccgacgaagtcctttgtgattcattatatcgtctggacgtgcacacagcttttggccgtgataatatgtattatttgatatagatatctatgtattatatgatattatttagatatagagctccaggactgtaacgcaagtgttgtacacttccttgttatttggataaccgttctgctgttggtgtgatggcgcataacacgtcggactctcgtctctggtatttctacaacgagactcgtagtgggggttatctcagccatggttgagaatgaattgggggaaaggaacattggctttgactccctgaagtaggcatgaaccacaacatggaggagaaagggattgttgaccgcggtcgtctcccgccggagcctcgctgccgatgcaccaccgcttcaggaggcggtgattagcgctgaccgctgccgaggcggcgggaagcagggctcaaacgggatacattcgcggccaacaatccccttctcctccatgtcgtggttcatgtacttcagggagtcaaagccaaagttcctttcccccaattcattctcaaccatggctgagaaaacccccactacgagtctcgttgtagaaataccagagacgagagtccgacgtgttgtttagatcctaataacaactccagcagcgttacagtcctggggctctacatctaaataatatcatataatacatagatatctatatcaaataatacatattatcacggccaaaacctgtgtgcagacgatataatgaatcgcaaaggacttcgtcgggttctccgacgtctctggttcttctcacttccacatcaatctgaagaagacgcggtcgtttgatcgtctggaggctcacacagcttttggtcgtgataatatatattatgatatagatatctatgtataaaatgggtttctaagagccattgcgatacatccaccgtaaacagagcgcatggtaccgtggctacaagctgctcagggccaggtgataatatatattatagattatataatatagatatgtataatatgggtttataagagccattgcgatacatccaccgtaaacagagcgcatgcagggccaggtgataatatacatcatatattatattatattatatagatatctatgtataatatgggtttctacgagccattgcga
The Gadus morhua chromosome 7, gadMor3.0, whole genome shotgun sequence DNA segment above includes these coding regions:
- the LOC115547736 gene encoding gap junction alpha-1 protein; translation: MGDWSALGKLLDKVQAYSTAGGKVWLSVLFIFRILVIGTAVESAWGDEQSAFKCNTAQPGCENVCYDSSFPISHARFWVLQIIFVSTPTLLYLCHIFYLIHKEEKLKVKGERLRELQTKGQDVERSLRKLELRKMKYGIEKNGKVKMKGALLRTYIFSILLKSFFEVGFLLLQWHIYGFSLASRYECEAYPCPHRTDCFLSRPTEKTIFIVFMLVVSLVSLLLNLIELFYVTYKWVKDTMRASEGQQLHPRLRLLPGAGGGVGGGGVGGEEGGAPYHYCNGCPPPSAPVYNLDATATVARGDSVNHYNKTASEQNWTNFSTEQNQLGRSPPRRHGSQRSTGKNNNNNNNHNNKAGANASDCNRDSPAFLGPAFVGPAHGQPPPSDKVETKELHLLRGLEPRPGSRASSRARTDDLDI